A region from the Deinococcus sp. QL22 genome encodes:
- a CDS encoding DUF4388 domain-containing protein has protein sequence MPGVNLDDPATIVQTISSELAQHSRGSVQGVSLPSFLQMMEWDQKSISVRVTSGERWGRLHLHQGRLVNAYTHGSGEVGEAAALHILAWEQPTVELERSYHNQRDQIGRPLTALLMEAMQPQDEAFYAAAQLSPANLLIDDPEEDVGFRRPKHSTAPQAPARSGGRMTAR, from the coding sequence ATGCCTGGTGTTAACTTGGATGATCCGGCCACCATCGTGCAGACCATCAGCAGCGAGTTGGCGCAGCACAGCCGGGGATCGGTGCAGGGGGTGTCGCTGCCCAGTTTCCTTCAGATGATGGAATGGGACCAAAAAAGTATATCGGTGCGGGTCACGTCGGGCGAGCGGTGGGGGCGGCTGCATCTGCATCAAGGCCGTCTCGTAAACGCTTACACGCACGGCTCTGGAGAAGTGGGGGAAGCGGCGGCACTGCACATTTTGGCCTGGGAACAGCCCACCGTAGAGCTTGAGCGCTCGTACCACAACCAGCGTGACCAGATTGGCCGCCCACTGACCGCCCTGCTGATGGAAGCCATGCAGCCCCAGGACGAAGCGTTTTACGCCGCCGCACAGCTGAGTCCGGCAAATCTGTTGATCGACGACCCTGAGGAGGACGTGGGGTTTCGCAGACCCAAACATTCGACGGCCCCACAAGCCCCAGCCCGCTCCGGTGGCCGAATGACCGCCCGCTGA
- a CDS encoding MFS transporter — protein MARGLQFQALAELPRNARNSILMEPLWAVFGTVVIYYAPLYMRSVGLSSTQIGLLGSVTLALSFLFQAVAAPITNRVGRKRTTLIGDLISWTIPMFVWATANSFAAFAVAAALSASGRIVAVSWSLLLIEDVEERQRARVFGIINLIVTVCGLLTPLVGLVIARHGVTDTMRGFYALGGVGMTIMFLWRNAITDETKSGVAAMQQHRDLGLMDSVRHALTMVTGMRGHPGLLGMSAFYVLTVFIEQLSLFQILFLQETLHFSAQTLSFVPFVGAFVTLLLYWVGLPRLSGLPIGRTLVVTRAVGVIGAVLLLLVPAGNVAVMLAVVGLLVGSTFLTQTYRDAALFGRLPKDGTADLFSAVQTLTLLCSIPAAGIAGAIFAVSPHTLFVLIAVLCVLLLLLAVWLARREAGAQTAASRN, from the coding sequence GTGGCTAGAGGCCTCCAGTTTCAAGCCTTGGCGGAGCTACCCAGAAATGCCCGCAACTCTATTCTGATGGAGCCGCTGTGGGCCGTGTTCGGCACAGTCGTCATCTACTACGCGCCCCTGTACATGCGGAGTGTAGGGCTGTCCAGCACGCAAATCGGGCTGCTGGGATCAGTCACGTTGGCCCTCTCGTTCTTGTTTCAGGCGGTGGCCGCGCCGATTACCAACCGAGTAGGCCGCAAGCGCACTACGCTCATTGGCGACCTGATTTCTTGGACGATTCCCATGTTCGTGTGGGCCACCGCCAACAGTTTCGCGGCCTTCGCGGTGGCCGCCGCCCTGAGTGCCAGCGGACGAATCGTAGCGGTTTCGTGGAGTTTGCTCTTAATTGAAGACGTAGAGGAGCGACAGCGGGCGCGGGTCTTCGGCATCATCAACCTGATCGTGACGGTGTGTGGGCTGCTGACTCCCCTAGTGGGGCTGGTCATCGCGCGGCACGGCGTAACGGACACCATGCGGGGCTTTTATGCGCTGGGCGGCGTCGGCATGACCATCATGTTCTTGTGGCGTAATGCCATCACCGACGAAACTAAGAGTGGCGTAGCGGCCATGCAGCAGCATCGCGACTTGGGCCTAATGGACAGCGTGCGCCACGCCCTGACGATGGTGACGGGCATGCGCGGCCATCCGGGACTCCTCGGCATGTCGGCCTTTTACGTCCTCACCGTGTTCATAGAACAGCTCAGCCTATTTCAAATCTTGTTCCTGCAAGAAACATTGCACTTCAGCGCCCAAACCCTCTCGTTCGTGCCGTTCGTCGGGGCGTTCGTAACGCTGCTGCTGTACTGGGTGGGCCTGCCCCGGCTGTCCGGCTTGCCGATAGGCCGCACGCTGGTCGTGACGCGTGCGGTGGGAGTGATCGGCGCGGTGCTGCTCCTGCTTGTTCCGGCAGGGAATGTAGCGGTCATGTTGGCCGTGGTGGGCCTCTTGGTCGGCAGCACCTTTCTGACGCAAACCTACCGCGACGCCGCCCTGTTTGGCCGCCTACCCAAAGACGGAACCGCCGATCTGTTCTCCGCAGTTCAGACGCTCACCCTGCTGTGTTCTATTCCGGCAGCGGGCATCGCGGGGGCTATTTTTGCCGTGTCGCCACACACTTTGTTTGTTTTGATTGCTGTGCTGTGCGTGCTGCTGCTGTTGCTGGCGGTCTGGTTGGCGCGGCGAGAAGCTGGGGCGCAAACGGCAGCCAGCAGGAATTGA
- a CDS encoding GAF domain-containing protein, whose protein sequence is MPASAKAFLPPSLITLSDALPTSLILLSRAGLILHANPPAACVLQHSAGALAGRFLWDVVAGLGSRQTLEPGPLTWLHPVTGERTEADVVALEDALALTWAASWIEADTGGSDKRAANSHTASPTQTASSPHTAALRQQALAEVASDLVAVIDSADVVRVVMQAGRQAVGAYGAVVYLLNAHRHTILLLGADGYGELLPDWMCFDLQRRLPLTDSARTGQPLFLDQQTYQSLYPDLPRQSITRSTAVLPLAAGQRILGVLGLSFDHDHAFPEDERAFLTTLTNQCAIALERAQAVEAVRRAAQRSELLSQISEQLMGTYTPQMVLEQLPSLVVPALADWCSVALDDGQGHLVLHAVAHRDAEVVARLRNLRQQAPLVIEDAELVAQVFRTGEALLMPVVQDVSALIPEQATDAAGAELAQVATIRSMMLVPLNVRGRTAGMLSLMSGTPGYFGPEDLKFAQEFARRAALALDNAGLLKSSQASEARYRALTEATDQYVWTNSAEGEMLGEQPGWAALTGQTPEEYRGYGWSARLHEGDREHAVAAWHEALRLRSKYEVEQRVQVKDGSYRHFLVRAVPLLGDQGEIREWVGLHSDVTELRQAETQLRAWNEDLERRVAQSTEKLRAANAELDAFNHSVSHDLRAPVRHVLGFAGLLRRGAEEKLGAREQRLLAQVETSAQHMNTLIDELLAFARLSREPLRTTAVNLSVLIGEIQTVLEPEVGTRQIEWQIGALPVVSGDPQLLKFALINLLSNAIKYTSTRPIAHIEIGGEQRGEEMVIWVRDDGVGFDPKYAAKLFGVFQRLHSQQEFEGIGIGLANVGRIVTRHGGRVWAEGAVGVGATFFVGLPLHS, encoded by the coding sequence ATGCCAGCCTCAGCCAAAGCGTTTTTGCCTCCCTCACTGATCACTTTGAGTGACGCGCTGCCCACGTCACTGATCCTGCTGAGCCGCGCCGGGCTGATTCTTCATGCCAACCCGCCTGCTGCCTGCGTTTTGCAGCACTCTGCCGGGGCATTGGCGGGACGGTTTTTGTGGGACGTGGTGGCTGGCCTCGGCAGCAGGCAGACACTAGAGCCGGGGCCGCTGACCTGGCTGCACCCGGTTACGGGGGAGCGCACCGAAGCGGACGTGGTGGCTCTAGAGGACGCCTTGGCGCTGACCTGGGCCGCCAGTTGGATAGAGGCTGATACGGGGGGGAGTGACAAGCGTGCAGCCAACTCACACACGGCCTCACCCACACAAACGGCGTCCTCCCCACATACAGCCGCACTAAGGCAGCAAGCCCTGGCCGAAGTCGCTTCCGATCTGGTGGCCGTCATCGATTCTGCCGATGTAGTGCGCGTGGTGATGCAGGCGGGGCGGCAGGCGGTGGGGGCTTATGGAGCAGTGGTTTATCTGTTGAATGCACACCGGCATACCATTCTTTTGCTGGGTGCCGATGGCTACGGCGAACTGTTGCCGGACTGGATGTGCTTTGATCTTCAGCGCAGGTTGCCCCTCACAGATAGTGCCCGCACGGGTCAGCCTTTGTTCTTAGATCAGCAGACTTATCAGAGCCTGTACCCGGATTTGCCGCGCCAAAGCATAACGCGCAGTACGGCGGTGTTGCCGTTGGCGGCGGGGCAGCGCATTTTGGGCGTGCTGGGGCTGAGCTTTGATCACGACCACGCGTTCCCAGAGGATGAGCGGGCCTTCTTGACTACCCTGACCAACCAGTGTGCCATTGCGCTAGAACGTGCTCAGGCCGTCGAAGCGGTGCGGCGGGCGGCCCAGCGCAGCGAACTCCTCTCTCAAATCAGTGAGCAGTTGATGGGTACCTACACTCCCCAGATGGTGCTGGAGCAGTTGCCCTCGCTGGTCGTTCCTGCGCTGGCCGATTGGTGCAGTGTGGCGCTAGACGACGGCCAGGGTCATTTGGTGCTGCATGCGGTGGCCCACCGTGACGCAGAGGTGGTGGCGCGGCTCCGGAATCTGCGTCAGCAAGCGCCGCTGGTCATAGAAGATGCAGAGTTGGTCGCGCAAGTGTTCCGCACGGGCGAGGCCCTGCTGATGCCCGTCGTGCAGGATGTTTCCGCGCTGATTCCTGAACAGGCCACTGACGCCGCTGGTGCCGAACTGGCCCAAGTGGCAACTATCCGCTCGATGATGCTGGTGCCTTTGAATGTCCGGGGCCGAACAGCAGGAATGTTGAGCTTGATGTCGGGCACGCCGGGGTATTTCGGCCCAGAAGACCTGAAATTCGCGCAGGAATTTGCGCGGCGGGCGGCGCTGGCCCTCGACAATGCGGGGCTGCTCAAGTCCTCTCAGGCCAGTGAAGCCCGTTACCGCGCCCTGACCGAAGCCACCGACCAGTACGTGTGGACGAATTCTGCCGAAGGCGAAATGCTCGGGGAGCAGCCCGGCTGGGCAGCCCTGACTGGTCAAACGCCGGAGGAATACCGGGGCTACGGTTGGTCGGCCCGCCTGCACGAAGGAGACCGCGAACATGCGGTTGCGGCGTGGCACGAAGCGCTTCGCCTCCGCAGCAAATATGAAGTGGAGCAGCGGGTACAGGTCAAGGACGGCAGCTACCGTCACTTTTTGGTGCGGGCTGTTCCGCTACTGGGCGACCAGGGCGAAATCAGGGAATGGGTGGGGCTGCACAGCGACGTGACCGAACTGAGGCAGGCCGAGACGCAGTTGCGGGCGTGGAACGAAGATCTGGAGCGGCGGGTGGCGCAGAGCACGGAAAAATTGCGGGCCGCCAACGCTGAACTCGACGCCTTCAACCACAGCGTTTCGCACGATCTGCGTGCCCCAGTCAGGCATGTATTGGGGTTTGCCGGGCTGCTGCGGCGCGGGGCAGAGGAAAAGCTGGGAGCGCGTGAGCAGCGCCTTCTGGCACAGGTCGAAACCTCGGCGCAGCACATGAATACCCTGATCGACGAACTGCTGGCCTTTGCCCGCCTTTCGCGTGAACCGCTGCGGACAACCGCCGTGAACCTGAGCGTCCTGATAGGCGAAATACAGACCGTACTGGAACCTGAAGTGGGAACGCGCCAGATCGAGTGGCAGATCGGGGCATTGCCAGTGGTGTCGGGCGATCCGCAACTGCTCAAGTTTGCGCTGATCAATCTGCTGTCTAACGCCATCAAGTACACGTCGACCCGGCCTATCGCGCATATCGAGATCGGCGGCGAACAGCGGGGAGAAGAGATGGTGATTTGGGTGCGGGACGATGGCGTGGGCTTCGATCCAAAGTATGCAGCTAAGCTTTTTGGGGTGTTTCAGCGGCTTCATAGCCAGCAGGAATTTGAGGGCATCGGCATCGGCCTCGCCAATGTGGGGCGAATCGTGACGCGGCACGGCGGGCGGGTGTGGGCGGAGGGTGCCGTAGGTGTAGGCGCGACCTTTTTCGTCGGGTTGCCGCTGCATTCGTAA
- a CDS encoding TetR/AcrR family transcriptional regulator, whose translation MPATVSSLSTAEARRETVLASAVVVFAQSGYLGTPITAVAAHAQISPAYVFKLFPTKEVLFVATLQRCYELIQIALVRGADASVDQTPDGLLRAMGGTYTNLIADRNLLMLQVHAQSAAEVPEIRSALRQGLQQITTFVKTRSGASDESVQRFIAYGQLCHLVVTAGLERDTPHWALLLTVGLRHP comes from the coding sequence ATGCCTGCCACCGTCTCCTCTCTCTCTACTGCCGAAGCTCGGCGCGAAACGGTACTGGCGAGCGCCGTTGTCGTCTTCGCCCAATCCGGCTACCTCGGCACGCCGATTACCGCTGTGGCGGCGCATGCACAGATTTCTCCGGCCTACGTCTTCAAACTCTTTCCCACCAAGGAGGTCTTGTTTGTCGCCACCTTGCAGCGCTGCTACGAACTGATTCAGATCGCCCTCGTGCGCGGGGCCGATGCCAGCGTCGACCAGACCCCCGACGGCCTCCTGCGAGCCATGGGCGGCACCTACACCAACCTGATCGCTGACCGCAACTTGCTGATGCTTCAGGTTCATGCCCAATCTGCGGCAGAAGTGCCCGAAATTCGCTCGGCGCTCCGTCAGGGCCTCCAGCAGATCACCACCTTTGTCAAAACCCGTTCGGGCGCGTCTGACGAGTCGGTGCAACGGTTCATTGCTTACGGTCAACTGTGTCATCTGGTCGTCACTGCCGGATTGGAACGAGACACGCCACATTGGGCACTCCTGCTGACGGTGGGCCTGCGACACCCGTGA
- a CDS encoding DUF2243 domain-containing protein, with translation MSKPLSSAHVSASPAPSFYKTWRAAGIWLGLGIGGFFDGIVLHQILQWHHLVSEVYPPTTLQNLKFNTLADGLFHAATWVFTLIGLVLLWRGTRGTHQPRPTLAFVGALLFGWGLFNVLEGTVSHQLLGLHHVRPGPDQLAYDLGFLVWGAAMLVTGGLLMRGEKRSGTL, from the coding sequence ATGTCCAAACCGTTGTCATCGGCCCATGTTTCTGCTTCCCCCGCTCCCTCGTTTTACAAAACTTGGCGTGCTGCGGGCATCTGGTTGGGCCTCGGCATCGGCGGCTTTTTCGACGGCATCGTGCTGCACCAGATTCTGCAGTGGCACCATCTGGTCAGTGAAGTTTATCCACCCACGACGCTTCAAAATCTGAAATTCAACACGTTGGCCGATGGGCTATTTCATGCTGCCACATGGGTTTTTACTCTGATTGGTCTTGTGCTGCTGTGGCGGGGAACACGCGGGACGCATCAGCCGAGGCCCACCCTAGCCTTCGTTGGGGCGCTGCTGTTCGGCTGGGGCCTGTTCAATGTGCTGGAGGGTACTGTGTCCCACCAACTGTTGGGGCTGCACCACGTCCGGCCCGGCCCCGATCAACTGGCTTACGATCTCGGATTCTTGGTGTGGGGGGCGGCCATGCTGGTGACCGGCGGGTTGCTGATGCGTGGAGAAAAGCGGTCTGGAACGCTCTAA
- a CDS encoding DUF4142 domain-containing protein, producing MFGNSSFKRLTPLLLPALLASCSPAMMSMGSPTNASTVDGLFLQAITGSNLFEIQSSQAILTKSNSAAVKAYAQKMIDHHTAAQAQVATVAAPRGVPLPTMLPPDLQLKVTALNELPATAPVDQAYLQEQVLGHQLALSLLKNQQTSGKDAGVTVLAKDQEPVVTQHLQEAQTLLTSTAAPAPAPAPATPAPSAP from the coding sequence ATGTTTGGAAACTCTAGCTTCAAACGTCTGACGCCGCTGCTCCTGCCTGCTTTGCTGGCCTCCTGCTCGCCTGCCATGATGTCTATGGGCAGCCCGACCAACGCCAGCACCGTCGACGGCCTCTTTCTGCAGGCCATCACGGGCAGCAACCTCTTTGAGATTCAGTCTTCGCAGGCCATCTTGACCAAATCCAACTCGGCAGCCGTCAAAGCTTATGCCCAGAAGATGATTGACCATCACACGGCGGCGCAGGCCCAGGTGGCGACGGTGGCGGCCCCACGCGGCGTGCCCCTGCCCACCATGCTGCCGCCCGATCTGCAACTGAAAGTGACGGCCCTTAACGAGTTGCCCGCCACCGCCCCAGTAGATCAGGCTTACCTTCAGGAGCAAGTGCTAGGACACCAACTGGCCCTGAGTCTCTTGAAAAACCAGCAGACATCGGGCAAAGACGCGGGTGTGACGGTTCTTGCCAAGGACCAGGAGCCTGTGGTGACCCAGCATTTGCAAGAAGCCCAAACCCTGCTGACCAGCACTGCCGCGCCTGCGCCTGCACCCGCCCCGGCCACTCCTGCACCTAGCGCACCATAA
- a CDS encoding Ohr family peroxiredoxin, with amino-acid sequence MTTSDLLYQTTASAHGGRAGHVDSEDKQLNVRLSVPQGMGGKGGVGSTPEQLFAGALAACFESAMGAAARAESYEEFGVMQVTATVGLLSNGDAHDLQVALDITLPGLSREKAQHLVDRGAEICAYTRALKGQVEIDYRLQDA; translated from the coding sequence ATGACCACTTCAGACTTGTTGTACCAAACCACCGCTTCGGCTCACGGCGGACGTGCAGGACACGTTGACAGTGAAGACAAACAGTTGAACGTCCGCCTGAGCGTTCCCCAAGGCATGGGTGGGAAGGGCGGCGTAGGCAGCACTCCAGAACAGCTGTTTGCCGGGGCACTGGCCGCCTGCTTCGAGAGCGCGATGGGAGCCGCAGCCCGCGCCGAATCGTACGAAGAATTTGGAGTGATGCAGGTCACGGCAACAGTGGGACTGCTGTCCAATGGCGACGCCCACGACCTGCAAGTGGCGCTGGATATTACCCTACCGGGTCTGAGCCGCGAAAAAGCTCAACACTTGGTAGACCGGGGTGCGGAAATCTGCGCCTATACACGGGCTTTGAAGGGACAAGTGGAGATTGACTACCGCCTGCAAGATGCATAA
- a CDS encoding medium chain dehydrogenase/reductase family protein, producing MTTTLTTEIIMPGLVQPSGLQLRQRTLPAPTAGQALVQIDASGVSFAEQSMRRGRYPGQPRFPFVPGYDFVGTVLAVGNGVAPDLIGRRVAAVTKTGGWASHTVVLAADLVPVPSVLDPALVETVLVNGVTAWQMLYRSAAVKPGQTILVHGANGGVGTVLCQLALHAGIRVIGTAAPRHHAALSAAGIEPVDYGVPDVAARVRALAPGGVQAAFDHLGLESARTSFGLLARGGRLICYGTATGLKDNTSVIRIFLAMLSQITLWNALPNSHRASFYNFWGGHSIGLTAFRRRFRTDLTAVLGLLEQGAIRPHIAAKFSLKNAAAALELAESRTVQGKVIIVP from the coding sequence ATGACCACGACCCTGACCACCGAAATCATCATGCCCGGCCTCGTTCAGCCCTCCGGCCTCCAGCTTCGTCAGCGCACTTTGCCCGCCCCCACCGCCGGGCAAGCCCTCGTTCAAATTGATGCCAGCGGTGTTTCTTTTGCCGAGCAATCTATGCGCCGGGGACGCTATCCCGGCCAGCCCAGGTTTCCGTTTGTTCCCGGCTACGACTTTGTGGGCACCGTGCTTGCTGTGGGGAATGGAGTTGCCCCAGACCTGATCGGCAGGCGAGTTGCCGCCGTGACCAAAACGGGCGGTTGGGCCAGCCATACCGTCGTTCTGGCTGCCGACCTGGTGCCCGTACCTTCCGTCCTTGATCCAGCCTTGGTGGAGACCGTTCTGGTCAACGGTGTGACCGCCTGGCAGATGCTTTACCGCAGCGCAGCTGTCAAACCCGGCCAAACGATCTTGGTTCACGGAGCCAATGGCGGCGTCGGCACCGTCCTGTGCCAGCTGGCCCTGCACGCGGGGATTCGGGTCATCGGCACCGCTGCTCCCCGGCATCACGCGGCGCTGAGTGCCGCAGGAATAGAGCCTGTCGATTACGGCGTTCCAGATGTGGCGGCGCGTGTTCGGGCGCTGGCTCCGGGGGGCGTGCAGGCCGCCTTCGACCATCTGGGGCTAGAGAGTGCCCGCACCTCGTTTGGCCTGCTGGCACGGGGCGGGCGTCTGATTTGCTACGGCACGGCCACTGGGCTGAAGGACAATACTTCGGTCATCCGTATTTTCCTGGCCATGCTCTCGCAGATCACACTCTGGAACGCGCTGCCCAACTCGCACCGGGCATCGTTCTATAATTTTTGGGGAGGCCATTCCATCGGCCTGACTGCCTTTCGCCGCCGCTTCCGTACCGACCTGACTGCGGTGCTGGGGTTGCTGGAACAGGGGGCCATCCGTCCACACATTGCCGCCAAGTTTTCTCTGAAAAACGCCGCTGCGGCGCTAGAACTCGCCGAATCCCGCACCGTTCAGGGCAAAGTCATCATCGTGCCCTGA
- a CDS encoding replication initiator protein A, producing the protein MLAASRVPDTLTSWTRSWSSADHLGITVHVSCLASANDVVPHGIDNDILFGLTNAYIGAGLPSDNTFRVTAYQLLVYAALPIGGHSYAVVKPSLTRLRNSTFTITDSWYDRKEETYQSLSTSLVQNWKVIERRRAPSSFGDESVNAEALFQVTLDPDLARSIRLGYIRPVDLNILRNLTQPLTRTLYRKLEDEKNPVDRPEQLAYQTALLPWAERLGINGRPDTIRRALQTPHQQLMECGFLADVSYVGRGKDQDIQYVFAQTMQPPARPEAVAALTSRRITQGAALKYAAEYGLEAVMEAVKRYDALLASGYQAKSLSGLLVDILRNPLKYQLIEDVPASPQSLPSRVEVVAEPPEDEERSVHTAAFILKKVTLPESLKDTVTELYLHGLVTATELASLKHETEPAKTVLLWSARENGSKGESEQ; encoded by the coding sequence GTGCTTGCCGCATCGCGCGTTCCGGATACACTCACCTCCTGGACGCGTTCTTGGTCGTCGGCAGACCATTTGGGAATCACGGTTCATGTCAGTTGCTTGGCCAGTGCAAACGACGTTGTTCCGCACGGCATCGACAACGACATTCTCTTTGGCTTGACCAACGCGTACATCGGTGCTGGCTTGCCTTCAGACAACACGTTCCGAGTCACGGCATACCAGTTGCTGGTGTATGCGGCGCTGCCCATTGGCGGTCACAGTTACGCCGTCGTCAAGCCCAGTCTGACGCGCTTGCGGAACAGCACATTTACCATCACAGACAGCTGGTATGACCGCAAAGAGGAAACCTATCAGTCCTTGAGTACCAGCTTGGTGCAGAACTGGAAAGTGATCGAGCGGCGGCGTGCCCCGTCTAGTTTTGGGGATGAGTCGGTGAATGCCGAAGCGCTCTTTCAGGTCACGCTCGACCCTGATTTGGCCCGGAGCATCCGGCTTGGGTACATCCGGCCCGTTGATTTAAACATTCTGCGGAACTTGACCCAGCCGCTCACACGCACGTTGTACCGCAAGTTGGAAGACGAAAAAAATCCAGTAGACCGCCCAGAGCAACTGGCTTACCAGACTGCGTTGCTGCCTTGGGCCGAGCGCCTCGGCATCAATGGCCGCCCAGACACTATTCGGCGGGCGCTACAAACGCCTCATCAACAATTGATGGAGTGTGGGTTTTTGGCTGATGTGAGTTACGTTGGGCGCGGCAAAGATCAAGATATCCAGTACGTGTTTGCACAAACGATGCAGCCGCCTGCCCGTCCGGAAGCAGTAGCTGCCCTTACCAGCCGCCGCATTACCCAAGGTGCAGCTCTGAAATACGCCGCTGAATACGGTTTAGAGGCGGTGATGGAGGCTGTAAAACGTTATGACGCGCTGTTGGCCTCTGGTTATCAGGCCAAGAGTCTTAGCGGACTGTTGGTCGATATTCTGCGTAATCCACTTAAATACCAATTGATTGAGGACGTTCCAGCCTCGCCCCAATCGCTGCCCAGCCGGGTGGAAGTCGTCGCCGAGCCACCTGAGGATGAAGAACGCTCGGTTCATACTGCCGCGTTTATATTGAAAAAGGTCACGTTGCCTGAAAGCCTCAAGGATACGGTAACGGAACTGTATTTGCACGGCTTGGTCACGGCCACCGAGCTTGCCAGCTTGAAGCATGAGACCGAGCCTGCCAAAACAGTACTTTTGTGGAGCGCACGGGAGAATGGAAGCAAAGGCGAGTCCGAGCAATGA
- a CDS encoding methyltransferase domain-containing protein: MPTQCPHLPAHAFRRVDETGDEAFYAQPRFVTHIDDGAIAAVTDLYRQYFPAQGAVLDLMSSWVSHLPPEVEYGWIEGLGMNRQELAANPRLTGFTVQNLNENHQLPYESATFDGCGICVSIDYLTQPIKVLREVARVLKPGAPIVITFSNRCFPTKAVQIWHSLDDAGHLALVADFLRQAGGFAGVQMLDCSPTQRRRGDPLFAVVASATGEVEGAGSEPL, encoded by the coding sequence ATGCCCACCCAGTGTCCCCATCTTCCGGCCCACGCCTTTCGCCGCGTGGACGAAACCGGCGACGAGGCGTTTTATGCCCAGCCCCGCTTCGTGACCCACATCGATGACGGCGCGATTGCCGCCGTGACGGATTTGTACCGTCAGTATTTCCCGGCACAGGGAGCCGTTCTTGACCTGATGAGTTCCTGGGTCAGCCACTTGCCGCCGGAAGTGGAGTATGGCTGGATCGAGGGACTGGGGATGAACCGGCAGGAATTGGCCGCCAACCCGCGCCTGACAGGATTTACGGTGCAAAACCTGAACGAGAATCACCAGTTACCTTACGAATCCGCGACCTTCGACGGCTGCGGCATCTGCGTTTCCATCGATTACCTGACGCAGCCTATAAAAGTGCTGCGCGAGGTCGCCCGCGTGCTGAAGCCGGGCGCACCCATTGTCATTACCTTTTCTAACCGCTGTTTTCCCACCAAAGCGGTGCAGATCTGGCACAGCCTAGACGACGCGGGCCACCTTGCATTGGTCGCCGATTTTTTGCGGCAAGCGGGCGGGTTCGCGGGCGTTCAAATGCTAGATTGCAGCCCAACGCAGAGGCGGCGCGGCGATCCCCTTTTTGCTGTGGTGGCCTCGGCTACGGGTGAGGTAGAAGGGGCTGGGTCTGAGCCGCTGTAG